In Meleagris gallopavo isolate NT-WF06-2002-E0010 breed Aviagen turkey brand Nicholas breeding stock chromosome 3, Turkey_5.1, whole genome shotgun sequence, one DNA window encodes the following:
- the LOC100541658 gene encoding F-box only protein 15-like, producing METVPSSCAVVEDRKPGYWKKEYILKQIAAVKTRVMQLVKPVDLCTGLPCKNQKAIKTSGLSWIIVLKDKNEKEHVMEKSHLSFKHTSVSIFWYGTGWPCLDILSTLKLFGVIPLLPDQSTAPSKNGPRRRSLIAEYSLSHLTESSVAVGSDNFVQLFSLNPGVVVGLWKGSNEIAFVMVSLHYHQLLERSALGSATVLDSLLINC from the exons ATGGAAACTGTTCCTTCGAGCTGTGCTGTTGTAGAGGATAGAAAGCCTGGATACTGGAAGAAAGAATATATCTTGAAACAAATAGCTGCTGTCAAAACTAGAGTAATGCAACTTGTTAAACCTGTAGATCTATGTACAGGTCTTCCATGTAAAAACCAAAAAGCTATAAA AACCTCTGGCTTGAGTTGGATAATTGTTCTaaaggacaaaaatgaaaaggaacatGTGATGGAGAAGTCACACCTATCATTTAAGCACACATCTGTTAGTATCTTTTGGTATGGTACAGGTTGGCCATGCTTAGACATTTTGTCAACCCTAAAATTATTTGGAGTTATACCACTGCTTCCTGACcaaagcacagctcccagcaagAATGG TCCTCGTCGACGTTCCCTAATTGCTGAGTATTCTCTTTCTCACTTGACTGAAAGCAGTGTAGCAGTTGGGTCTGATAACTTTGTCCAACTCTTCAGTTTGAATCCAGGAGTTGTTGTAGGACTGTGGAAG GGAAGTaatgaaattgcttttgttATGGTGAGTCTTCATTATCATCAACTTCTTGAGAGAAGTGCTTTGGGTTCTGCAACAGt ACTGGACAGTTTACTAATAAACTGTTAG